Genomic window (Takifugu rubripes chromosome 1, fTakRub1.2, whole genome shotgun sequence):
AACAAAAGTTGTTTGTGTTTAAACTTGAACTGAATCAGCACAGAAAAGGACAACAACCTCATTACAAAACAAGGTCAAATTAAAACTTAATTACTGCACAAGTAGCCTCTAAACTAAATATTTAAAACCGTATAAACTCTCTTTGGCTTGCTTCCTGAATGCAATGACTGCATGTTATAAAAGACTGTGTAAGACTGTTTTTTTCAATATAACCTTTTTGACCTTCTTAATATTATGTAATATATAACCTTTGTATTTGGCGACATGTCGTTATCTTTGAATTAGGTGTTGGTTGAGAGTATAACTGCCATTTGTTTCCCGTTTTCCAAATTGCAGCAATCCTACGAGGTTCCCATCGCCATGAAGGCCATCTTTGACTACATCGACACCTTCTCTTCTCGCATTCGTGAGATGGAACAACAGAAGAGAGACGGCGTCCTCTGTAAGAAAGAGGATAAGCCCAGGTCATTGGagaacttcctgtccaggtGAACTTCATCCACACCCCTCTCACAGCCTTTAAACCGATAAAATTCCCATTAAGCCACAAATGGGATGTGGAAGATGCCACAGACATTGTAAAACAACCAACCCTGTTATACTGAGTTGTGAAATCAAGGCTCCCTCCCACCAAACACAACCAGGACCTCAGGGCACTGCTATTTGGGTTATCTCTAACAGTGAAGACATGGGAATGTTTGTGTACCAGCAGTATTTTCTCTGTTACTCCTAAAACATCAgtcaagggtgtgtgtgtgattgtaggTTCCGTTGGAGACGCCGTCTGTTAATCATCTCCAGCCCAAGTGATGAAGAGTGGTCctaccagcagcagctgtactCCCTGAACAGCCAGGCCTGCAACCTGGGTATGAGACCGGTCTGATTGTGATGCTAGTTTGAGACAAATGATGCCATGTCTAGATTGAAATGATTTACAATTCAACTTAAACTGATTTCcatagcatctgttacagtcaaGATCGACTCTAGATGCTTTGCAGAAGTCCAAATAGTGGCAGGAATGACTGTTCTtctaacaggaggaaaccttgagccgGTAACGGAGGAGTGCAAAGGGAGATAAAGCAGGGGAgaaggacagaagagggagaACAAATGCATCATAAATGCAAAGACAAATGTGATGATTATGTGGTTTTTTTCGTTCTGAAAATGTGGATTAAACTAAAAagcatgtgtgggggggggggggggggggggggatcactgGGGCCACTGCTTAACTCTGGAGTCAGTGATACCTTCTCATAGATagaaagggagggaaagaagcaCTAAACtacagaagaaaggaaggaattAGCCTCTCATGGGCCTCTCCCTGGGGAGGAAGCTGGTAGGGGCCTGCTAGCTAAAGGCTCGGCCACCCTTTCTACATTCAAGCACGAGTAAACAGCACTGAAAGCAGAAAGGTCTGCTGGACTAATGTGGTGCTATCAACTTCTCCACATATCACAGGGCCTGGTCTGCGAGGGACTAGAAATCTGTGGCGTGAGGACTGTATTCATCCACCGTCATCAAAAACCTCTGTTGGAGCTTTAACTCTGCTCCAGCGTTCGGATTAAAGTTTTTTTCAACCTGCGTTTCTGCGTGTTTACCGAGTCTCTTCAGAGGAAACTTTTAATTCAGTTCATGTAATTAAAGATCACAGCAGAGCCACAGAGCAGGCTGATGGGCTAAAACACATTTCAAGAACACTTCAGTCAGATGGTCCGTGCTTTTACCTAATGGGCcgctgtggttgttgttgtggcaaTACAGGCCTGAGGCACATCGCCATTCTGAAGTTGGTCGGCACCGAGCCGCTCCATATGGGTGGGGTGCTGGAACTGTACCCCATCAATGGTAAGAAATATCCTTTATAAGTGAAGCACACACTTCTGAGTGTTAAGTTCAAACAAATAATAGAGGCAAATTCAAACAGTAACAGAACTGAGTGCTGATTTGTATTTTCACTAAAATTAGATTTGTCCAAGATTATATTGTTTTATACTACGTGTCTTTATAAAGCAGCTCTTGTGAATAGTTTCAGAGCACTTCATCATCACTTTAGGTTTCTGACAGTCATGATGGGATGTTACTGTTCCTGTTAATGTTTAGATTCAGATACATATTGATCATAACAACATACGGTAAATCTTCCTTAAGATTAATTTATGTTGGGATGTTTTGTTCCCTCAGAATTGGAGGAACTCTTAACTCAGAAATTTATGTCCTCAAGAcaattatttattcatataCCTCCAACATCCTGCAAATTAAAGCACAGGCAATGCTGCATATGAACACCTAACTGTGGTCCCTCTTGAATCGTCCTAAATCTCTGCTCTCTGTAGGGAGCACAACTGTGGAACGAGAAGGTCTGTCAGGCATTCTGGTCAAAGACATGAGGAACTACTTCCAGATCAGCCCGGAGTATTTCTCCATGCTGCTGGTGGGGAAAGACGGGAACGTAAAGTCCTGGTACCCGTCCCCCATGTGGTCCATGGCCACTATCTATGACCTGGTGGATTCCATGCAGCTGCGTAGACAGGAAATGGCCATCCAGCAGTCACTGGGCATGCGCTGCCCTGAGTATGACTATGGCTACCATCAGCACGGATATGAACAAGGATATCAAGATGGTTATCACCAGGGATACGGTTATTAATGCCTCCATTTTGAGTCCTTTTATCCTACCTTTTGCCACCCTTCCCTGCCTTAGGGATACGGTTTAAAAGCTTCTTTAAAGCGTCAATACAATGTTGCCAATGTTTGACTAATTTTGTTTTatgacaaatgtgtgtgtacTAGCTTATATGTATGGATGTGTATGTACTCataagtgtgtatgtgtacatACTGTATACACAGCATATATGAGCGAGAGATACACACAAATGTACATGTTTTTTCTGTTAACTATTAAACACATTTGCTGCTGGTCtggtctgcttcctgtttgacacAAACCCAGaactttcagcttctcctgctAATATAACATCGATAATGGGATTCTGCATTAAAGAACACAACATCCTGTTGTTCTAGCAGGGCTGAGTGCCACCTCAATTGTTAGGTGGGTGTTGCTTCTTAGAAATACACTGATTTTGTTACAAGTATACAATTAAATTAATGTTTCACTGCTCATATTTACCAAATATCTGTATTTCAAGCCATTAAGAACATATAAACAAAATTCTATCAAAACATGAAATGATACATCTGTTCATTAAAGGTTGTATCAGTGAttgtgaacacaaacacaacaatctCAAAACACACCACAGCCAGCCGGCCGCTCCCCTTCCCCAGCGTGTAACCTAACTGGGGCAGAACCCCGGTCCTGCCCTCTGACTGGTTGGaacactgttgtgttttgggAAACCTGTAGGTTCACACCAGTTTATGCATGTTTCTCTGAGCCTTCTTGGACAGTAGTTGGCTGAAAGTGAGCGGAGCTATTCACCGGTTATTGGTCTGTTGCTCAGAATCACTGATACAGCCTATAACTCGTGTATCGCCAGTAATGATCCTCCCCATCGGATTTGTAGGATGTCTTGTGGCAGGCAGCTGATCCATCATTCATGGAGGACACCAATGAGTTTCCCTGTTTTCTAGTGGAAGATCAGCCTGCTGTAATAAGCAgttcaacaataaaacaataGCAGCCTGTGGTTTACAATCAACACAGAAATGTTCTGCTTTGATAGGTCATGGCACATAAGAGGAATCTGTCACAGTAAAATCACAGTAAAATCACTGTCCCAAAAAAAAGAGTTCCAGTGCTACGAAAACTCCTCCTCAGATTCACTGTCTGTGTTGGTCTTCATCAggagctccagctcctctccatcctatgaggaaaaaaagacgtGATATAGGTATGTATGTGATACATGGCTTACAATAGAAGTCCACTTCATACCCCTCTGGACCTCTCTGATGCTTCTCTAATGATATCAAGTGGCTTTGCCTCATTCAGGTGCATGTCTGAGGCTTTACTGGCATTGTAGATAAAGATCGTCAGCAGGATGATGGGAGCATGGAGGAAGAAGCCCAGTGATGGATGGAAGTCAAAAAGGAACAGGGAGAGGACGGAAACCAGGACTGTGGTGATCTGGCCCGTCAGCACGTGGAACATGTTGTCTCTGAATTTCAAGATGAAAGCCACAGACAGCCCTAAAGCCGCTGGGGGAAACAAATCATCATTCATCAGTCATTTTCCTCACACACTTTAGCAAGAATTTCATTAATCAATTTAATCAGACAGCATCATGCATTTATTGACATCCTATCATGTGCCcataaacaataaaataacatcCCTTCAAATTACAACAGTAATAATAGCGTCTTTATCATTTTGCCGCCATTTCTATACTTAAACTAGTCCATATATCAGTGTTGTGTTATATTCTCTAGTTGTGAATGTACACCAAGTACAGTCATTATGTGTCCAGTTTgcaaaaaaacatacaaaataatTAACAAACTGAAGAAAGTGAGAAATGTCAGTACACCAGCACTGAACCTGTGACAGtaacaaaatgtaaaaattgaTATAACATATAATGTTAGGTTTTGAAGTATGTACTCCATATTATAATCCATAACATAATAATCTCACCCCTTTGAAACTAATTGCCAATGCCTGGACCACAATATAAACCAACAAATTAAATAAGATTTAAAATTTCGATCACTTTGTCACAATTTCCATTGGTTTTAATCCCATTTTCACTAATCTGTTTACAGGACAAAGTTCTCAAAATGACAATGAACTCTTTTTTCACGAGAAATCAAATAGTGATTCTACAAATTGTAGGTATTATAGCTATTTCCTGAGTTGTTGTGTAgccagactgcagagaaaaatgGAGTGACTATCAGATCTAAATATGCAAACAATTAATCTACAGGCATTAAATACCAGTGAACACAAATATGGTTCATGGGTATTTCCAACCAGTTACTCAGCATCAGTACAGAGTTTGACACAACTATGAACCAAAAATGCAGTTAGCTCTGATTAGCAGATTAGACTCTTTCAAACCTTTGATGTTAGCTCAAGTCCTTGAGACAGGTATAGTCAGAAGGTGGTGCTAAAGCAAGCTAAATGGTATCACTGACAACAGGCTCCCCCTGCTCACTATCATCAGCTTGTTCAGTATACTTGCTAGCGTAGTGAATAATACACATCAACGTGATGGTCTGCCTAAACTGTGAAATAAAGGTTAACAGTCTAAGTTGTTTTAGTTACAGCGCTGGTATAACATATAGTGTAGTGTTGTTATAGCCAGCAGACATTACAAATGACGCACAGGGCCATACTTGGTGTTAAAGTGCCTAAATGTTGAACTAATCAAAATATTCCGACTAGTATATTGGATGTAAGCTATTTTGTCAGGCTTAAGTTGACTCACCGGTGACCAGTACCAGACTCAGGGAGTAAATGTTATGTCCATGAAGTAGTCCGCAGTGCTTGGTGAGGCCCCAAGCCTCACTGTTCAGCCCAAGAGTGAGACCATTGAACACAACACCAAAAACGTACCTGCCGGACCATATAACAAAACACTGATGTTAAAGTGGGCAAATGGATATAATTTTGAGCTTCAaccatttttatctttttttttacacaaacattCTTACAGTTTACTGTTCTGGATGAAGATATTCTCTGTCAATTGGTTTCCTTCTTTAAAGATCTTCTCCATGTAAATGTTGGCCATCGATGAAATGATGCACTGCACCAGGAGAAGGATGTGACCAGCACCTAAAGACCACACCTTCCCCACGGCCGTGTTCCTCCAGGTGTGTGCAGGCACGTTCGGCATCTGTGATTCACTGTTGGCAAAAGAAGACATTATTGAGGGATTGCTGTTGCTTATGTGTTTGCTGTAAAGCCAATGACAGAAAGAGGCGTTCAGTGGCACTCTGGCCTGGCCAATCAAAAGCATCAATGCCTTCATCAGCCGAGAACTGTTGACGCATTCAAACTACATGGGAACGTGCATTGTCACGTCCCTGTGGTCCTCCCACAATTCCCAGAATGCAGAAAGAAGCAGTCCTGCTCACGTTGTTGCCCTCTGACTGGTGAATAATCACTATATAAGGATGCCAAAAACCTAAGAAACATTATCATCATGACCATTACTATTAATGATCCAGGAAAAGAGAGACACGTGCATCCCAAAGCGAAGAGCTTCCTTAAACAGTTagggaaacagaaaacaacccTTATATGACAACCTATTGTTTCTTTGGTTCCTGTCTGAACTGACTAAAAGTGAAGTGAAGAGACTACTTTAAGGAGTGAGGCtggcttgtgttttttttttcccctcacagtTGACTGTTGCCAAATTAAACTCTAGCTTCTAGGCAACACTACGATGTCTGTCAGACTTATGCAGAGGCCCAGAGACTTGCTGTTACCTGTTGTTCTTCACCTGCTCTAGCTGCTGTGTGTAGACTAAACAAGAGTtggagggggtggagagggGGCTTGAATGGAGTCCCGGCACAGCCACAGCCCCCTGGCTGCTTCCTGGTCCCGTTGTTAGTGAAGCAATCGAAAGGAAGAGGATTACTAATGCGGCCCACTGAACCCAGGACAGGCGCCTCCTAGagacaggagaaaaaaatgacattGACAAGGGGGGTCCTGGAGATGACTGTGAGATACTGTGGAACCAGGAGTGCAGTCCGATTCACATCATAGTAAGGATGTCCCCGATCTGATCATGTGATTGGAAATTGGGGTTGATCAGGTAACTCCAAAGGACCGGAATCAGGTGCAAGATCTGCATCTCCAATGTATCAAAAATGTAAAGTTATGTCGTCTATAAGTCCATGTTGTAAACCCTACATGATTGCGGAAAGCAGAGGTGGTGCCTAGAAATACAGAGCTGACTATCGTCATTAAGGCTCTGTGGTGCATATTCGATATCGACGGGTAGGGGACGAGGTTTCTAGAACCATATATTTCTATGAGTGGGTGTGCTGCTCAGCAACGTGAAGGGCAGTGAGCTGAGCCATGAGCTGGCCCCTGGTAGGCTGGGAAAGCTCATAGGAAAAGCTGGCAAGCTCGGGAAAGTTAATCAAATGCCTAGAATGGGAATAAAAAATGGGCAGTAGCATACATatagtccagtccagtccattAGTATTGAATTTTTCACCAGTTCCATGTACAAAGTTTCAACTTTCATTCCGTATGGAATCACTTACTTCAAAACAATTCGAAAAAGTACAGCTGTCGTAATGATGACAAAGTTGGAGAACAGCACAGCCATGGCCTTAAAAgatgggaaaaaacaaaactggttTAGAAATTAAACAGCACAAAACACAGAATATTAAACCAAGTAAGCTGTAAAAAGATCTCAAAATTTAACGTACAACAATTTATTAATGATAAATTAATCTAATTGTGCTAAGATTTAACCTATTTCACATTAATTAgattaatatatattttgatTAATTGCTGAACAGGATTTAAAACAATACCCAAACTAATACCTCTGTAAAGATTTTACCTTTAACATTATTACATTAGGTGTGATGGAACAGCAACCTTTGTCTTTAATAAGAAGCAGCCCTGTAGTCAGTAGGATATTAAAGGTCTCGGGAATATTTGTAAATGATTGAATATATCTCTTACCCTGGCTgataatgtttgttttctttttttatgtgaaatgatgtgaaaatattcaaatgttACTAACAGGCTGCAGGTAAGTCATCACATAGAAGACGGTTAGGTTGTCGAGAAAGTAGAGGAAGGCAGGGACGGCCCACTTCAAGGAAATAAATAAGGACGCCCTGGAGGTAAAACTTAGATCTCGGAACGATCGTCCTTCTGAaggaagacagaaaaagaatGACAAGTTTTGTCActcgcacacagacacacacatacagtgtgTCTTTACTGATTACCTCGGGCAATGACCCAGACTGACATAACCACACAGAAGAGCAGTTTCAGGAACTCAGCCAAGAGGTTGACGGATGCAGGGTGGAAATCATATTTGTTTTCTGCAAAGTGACCCAAAAGACACATATTTACCAACATGTTAACATTTCAGCAGAACAGTGTCCTGGTAGTGACATAGTTATTAATGTGTTACTAATTACTACTGTGAGTGTTTGGACTACATTTCTGGTAACTAGGAACATAAGGTGTCAGGTTCACAATTAAAGTATATTTGTTTTGTAATAATGTAATACAGTTATTATTTCTCAACCAAACAATCGTGTTTAACAGATTCTACCATTATTGACTCCCAGATGTCCTTTTTTGGATGGCAGGTGACTGGCCTAACAGGTTATGTTAACAACTGTTATGTCATGAGCTGCATATTCTCTGTTTGAATGAATATTCTGCCATCAATACGTAACTGTGGCTGCAAATATAGACCTGTGTCAATAAATGACTCGGGATATATTACGTTTTATCAGAGTTGGCATCTTAAGTTGGCAGAAGGGATAGTTAAGTGCAAACTGTGCCAAAGTACCATGAGAAAATCTTCGGCAATATTGATGGATAAAATAGAGCTGCCAGCTTCCTGATGGACTGTACACACTTATTGTGTGTGTACAGTCCCCAACAGTAACGGAGCCCCTTACTCTATGTCATATACACTCAT
Coding sequences:
- the slc35a5 gene encoding UDP-sugar transporter protein SLC35A5 → MVCCSCPRMCSCLSLSTLALGLFYVLLGTSRLLLLRFSSNAENKYDFHPASVNLLAEFLKLLFCVVMSVWVIAREGRSFRDLSFTSRASLFISLKWAVPAFLYFLDNLTVFYVMTYLQPAMAVLFSNFVIITTAVLFRIVLKRRLSWVQWAALVILFLSIASLTTGPGSSQGAVAVPGLHSSPLSTPSNSCLVYTQQLEQVKNNSESQMPNVPAHTWRNTAVGKVWSLGAGHILLLVQCIISSMANIYMEKIFKEGNQLTENIFIQNSKLYVFGVVFNGLTLGLNSEAWGLTKHCGLLHGHNIYSLSLVLVTAALGLSVAFILKFRDNMFHVLTGQITTVLVSVLSLFLFDFHPSLGFFLHAPIILLTIFIYNASKASDMHLNEAKPLDIIREASERSRGDGEELELLMKTNTDSESEEEFS